The following coding sequences are from one Saccopteryx bilineata isolate mSacBil1 chromosome 3, mSacBil1_pri_phased_curated, whole genome shotgun sequence window:
- the MAMSTR gene encoding MEF2-activating motif and SAP domain-containing transcriptional regulator isoform X2, with protein sequence MAQSLSCVSPSDSFPAAFMCRGNLLTSVLTLPPVAVLPSPQSRSSFPALAMTLAASSQRSQIIRSKFRSVLQLRIHRRYQNPTSDPDPWISASGPALVPSSAQPSGPAPFLSSPGVLHSESQHCSWRSLEESPKISQHWREVKPKRNLTYDQYTPPEPRQGSRADPQAKGSAMDPPGPPLWEETNSQQPPLRMKPTLLPPSLPGVSNSSPSPHKLELQTLKLEELTVSELRQQLRLRGLPVSGTKSMLLERMRGGAPPRERQKPRREDCLAGVPWPRLRPKALIAARRQGSSKSSPTSDPPPLPRDAGTLLAAPAQSLAPASALTPSSAPISAALTLEEELQEAIRRAQLLPNRGIDDILEDQLEPDDLLPPIPLDFPGSFDVLSPSPDSEGLSSVFSSSLPSPTNSPSPSPRGPTDSLDWLEALSGGPPLGCGPPAPSIFSADLSDSSGSRLWDLLEDPW encoded by the exons ATGGCCCAaagcctctcctgtgtgagtcCTTCAGACTCTTTTCCTGCTGCGTTCATGTGCAGGGGCAACCTTCTGACCTCCGTTCTGACCCTGCCTCCTGTGGCGGTCCTGCCTTCCCCTCAGTCCAGGTCCTCATTCCCAGCCTTGGCAATGACTCTGGCGGCTTCCTCCCAGCGCTCCCAAATCATTCGCTCCAAGTTCCGATCTG TCCTCCAGCTTCGGATCCACAGACGGTATCAGAACCCGA CCTCAGATCCAGATCCGTGGATCTCAGCCTCAGGCCCAGCTCTGGTCCCCAGCTCAGCCCAACCCTCGGGCCCTGCCCCTTTCCTCTCCAGTCCTGGGGTCCTGCACTCTGAGTCACAACACTGCTCTTGGAGGTCCCTGGAG GAGTCTCCCAAGATCTCCCAACATTGGAGGGAGGTCAAACCCAAGAGGAACTTGACATACGACCAGTACACTCCCCCAGAGCCAAGACAAGGGTCTAGGGCAGACCCCCAGGCCAAAGGGTCAGCCATGGACCCCCCTGGGCCACCTCTGTGGGAAGAGACAAACTCACAGCAGCCACCTCTGAG GATGAagcccactctccttcctccctccctcccaggagtCTCCAACTCCTCGCCTTCTCCACACAAGCTGGAACTTCAGACCCTTAAGCTGGAGGAGCTAACG GTCTCAGAGCTCCGGCAGCAGCTGCGTCTGCGGGGCCTCCCGGTGTCCGGGACCAAGTCGATGCTTCTGGAGCGCATGCGCGGAGGCGCCCCACCCCGCGAGCGGCAGAAGCCGCGGCGTGAGGATTGTCTGGCGGGTGTTCCCTGGCCACGCCTCAGGCCCAAGGCCCTCATAGCGGCCCGAAGGCAGGGCTCG TCCAAGTCAAGCCCAACATCAGAcccacctcctcttcctcgtGACGCTGGAACCCTCCTGGCCGCTCCAGCTCAGTCTCTGGCGCCGGCTTCAGCGCTGACCCCTTCCTCGGCACCAATCTCAGCAGCCTTGACTCTGGAGGAGGAGCTGCAGGAAGCCATCCGAAGGGCGCAG TTGCTTCCCAACCGGGGCATCGATGACATCCTGGAGGATCAGCTGGAGCCTGATG ACCTGCTACCCCCTATCCCCCTGGACTTCCCCGGTTCCTTCGACGTGCTGTCCCCCTCCccagactctgaaggcctctcaTCTGTCTTCTCTTCCTCGCTCCCATCCCCCACAAACTCCCCGTCCCCTTCTCCCAGAGGCCCCACGGACTCCTTGGACTGGCTGGAAGCTCTGAGTGGGGGTCCTCCGCTGGGCTGTGGCCCTCCTGCTCCCAGCATCTTCTCTGCTGACTTGTCTGACTCCAGTGGCAGCCGGCTGTGGGACCTGCTGGAGGATCCATGGTGA
- the MAMSTR gene encoding MEF2-activating motif and SAP domain-containing transcriptional regulator isoform X5 gives MAQSLSCVSPSDSFPAAFMCRGNLLTSVLTLPPVAVLPSPQSRSSFPALAMTLAASSQRSQIIRSKFRSVLQLRIHRRYQNPSLSGSFTTSPASDPDPWISASGPALVPSSAQPSGPAPFLSSPGVLHSESQHCSWRSLEESPKISQHWREVKPKRNLTYDQYTPPEPRQGSRADPQAKGSAMDPPGPPLWEETNSQQPPLRMKPTLLPPSLPGVSNSSPSPHKLELQTLKLEELTSKSSPTSDPPPLPRDAGTLLAAPAQSLAPASALTPSSAPISAALTLEEELQEAIRRAQLLPNRGIDDILEDQLEPDDLLPPIPLDFPGSFDVLSPSPDSEGLSSVFSSSLPSPTNSPSPSPRGPTDSLDWLEALSGGPPLGCGPPAPSIFSADLSDSSGSRLWDLLEDPW, from the exons ATGGCCCAaagcctctcctgtgtgagtcCTTCAGACTCTTTTCCTGCTGCGTTCATGTGCAGGGGCAACCTTCTGACCTCCGTTCTGACCCTGCCTCCTGTGGCGGTCCTGCCTTCCCCTCAGTCCAGGTCCTCATTCCCAGCCTTGGCAATGACTCTGGCGGCTTCCTCCCAGCGCTCCCAAATCATTCGCTCCAAGTTCCGATCTG TCCTCCAGCTTCGGATCCACAGACGGTATCAGAACCCGA GTCTTTCAGGGTCCTTTACCACCTCTCCAGCCTCAGATCCAGATCCGTGGATCTCAGCCTCAGGCCCAGCTCTGGTCCCCAGCTCAGCCCAACCCTCGGGCCCTGCCCCTTTCCTCTCCAGTCCTGGGGTCCTGCACTCTGAGTCACAACACTGCTCTTGGAGGTCCCTGGAG GAGTCTCCCAAGATCTCCCAACATTGGAGGGAGGTCAAACCCAAGAGGAACTTGACATACGACCAGTACACTCCCCCAGAGCCAAGACAAGGGTCTAGGGCAGACCCCCAGGCCAAAGGGTCAGCCATGGACCCCCCTGGGCCACCTCTGTGGGAAGAGACAAACTCACAGCAGCCACCTCTGAG GATGAagcccactctccttcctccctccctcccaggagtCTCCAACTCCTCGCCTTCTCCACACAAGCTGGAACTTCAGACCCTTAAGCTGGAGGAGCTAACG TCCAAGTCAAGCCCAACATCAGAcccacctcctcttcctcgtGACGCTGGAACCCTCCTGGCCGCTCCAGCTCAGTCTCTGGCGCCGGCTTCAGCGCTGACCCCTTCCTCGGCACCAATCTCAGCAGCCTTGACTCTGGAGGAGGAGCTGCAGGAAGCCATCCGAAGGGCGCAG TTGCTTCCCAACCGGGGCATCGATGACATCCTGGAGGATCAGCTGGAGCCTGATG ACCTGCTACCCCCTATCCCCCTGGACTTCCCCGGTTCCTTCGACGTGCTGTCCCCCTCCccagactctgaaggcctctcaTCTGTCTTCTCTTCCTCGCTCCCATCCCCCACAAACTCCCCGTCCCCTTCTCCCAGAGGCCCCACGGACTCCTTGGACTGGCTGGAAGCTCTGAGTGGGGGTCCTCCGCTGGGCTGTGGCCCTCCTGCTCCCAGCATCTTCTCTGCTGACTTGTCTGACTCCAGTGGCAGCCGGCTGTGGGACCTGCTGGAGGATCCATGGTGA
- the MAMSTR gene encoding MEF2-activating motif and SAP domain-containing transcriptional regulator isoform X1 has translation MAQSLSCVSPSDSFPAAFMCRGNLLTSVLTLPPVAVLPSPQSRSSFPALAMTLAASSQRSQIIRSKFRSVLQLRIHRRYQNPSLSGSFTTSPASDPDPWISASGPALVPSSAQPSGPAPFLSSPGVLHSESQHCSWRSLEESPKISQHWREVKPKRNLTYDQYTPPEPRQGSRADPQAKGSAMDPPGPPLWEETNSQQPPLRMKPTLLPPSLPGVSNSSPSPHKLELQTLKLEELTVSELRQQLRLRGLPVSGTKSMLLERMRGGAPPRERQKPRREDCLAGVPWPRLRPKALIAARRQGSSKSSPTSDPPPLPRDAGTLLAAPAQSLAPASALTPSSAPISAALTLEEELQEAIRRAQLLPNRGIDDILEDQLEPDDLLPPIPLDFPGSFDVLSPSPDSEGLSSVFSSSLPSPTNSPSPSPRGPTDSLDWLEALSGGPPLGCGPPAPSIFSADLSDSSGSRLWDLLEDPW, from the exons ATGGCCCAaagcctctcctgtgtgagtcCTTCAGACTCTTTTCCTGCTGCGTTCATGTGCAGGGGCAACCTTCTGACCTCCGTTCTGACCCTGCCTCCTGTGGCGGTCCTGCCTTCCCCTCAGTCCAGGTCCTCATTCCCAGCCTTGGCAATGACTCTGGCGGCTTCCTCCCAGCGCTCCCAAATCATTCGCTCCAAGTTCCGATCTG TCCTCCAGCTTCGGATCCACAGACGGTATCAGAACCCGA GTCTTTCAGGGTCCTTTACCACCTCTCCAGCCTCAGATCCAGATCCGTGGATCTCAGCCTCAGGCCCAGCTCTGGTCCCCAGCTCAGCCCAACCCTCGGGCCCTGCCCCTTTCCTCTCCAGTCCTGGGGTCCTGCACTCTGAGTCACAACACTGCTCTTGGAGGTCCCTGGAG GAGTCTCCCAAGATCTCCCAACATTGGAGGGAGGTCAAACCCAAGAGGAACTTGACATACGACCAGTACACTCCCCCAGAGCCAAGACAAGGGTCTAGGGCAGACCCCCAGGCCAAAGGGTCAGCCATGGACCCCCCTGGGCCACCTCTGTGGGAAGAGACAAACTCACAGCAGCCACCTCTGAG GATGAagcccactctccttcctccctccctcccaggagtCTCCAACTCCTCGCCTTCTCCACACAAGCTGGAACTTCAGACCCTTAAGCTGGAGGAGCTAACG GTCTCAGAGCTCCGGCAGCAGCTGCGTCTGCGGGGCCTCCCGGTGTCCGGGACCAAGTCGATGCTTCTGGAGCGCATGCGCGGAGGCGCCCCACCCCGCGAGCGGCAGAAGCCGCGGCGTGAGGATTGTCTGGCGGGTGTTCCCTGGCCACGCCTCAGGCCCAAGGCCCTCATAGCGGCCCGAAGGCAGGGCTCG TCCAAGTCAAGCCCAACATCAGAcccacctcctcttcctcgtGACGCTGGAACCCTCCTGGCCGCTCCAGCTCAGTCTCTGGCGCCGGCTTCAGCGCTGACCCCTTCCTCGGCACCAATCTCAGCAGCCTTGACTCTGGAGGAGGAGCTGCAGGAAGCCATCCGAAGGGCGCAG TTGCTTCCCAACCGGGGCATCGATGACATCCTGGAGGATCAGCTGGAGCCTGATG ACCTGCTACCCCCTATCCCCCTGGACTTCCCCGGTTCCTTCGACGTGCTGTCCCCCTCCccagactctgaaggcctctcaTCTGTCTTCTCTTCCTCGCTCCCATCCCCCACAAACTCCCCGTCCCCTTCTCCCAGAGGCCCCACGGACTCCTTGGACTGGCTGGAAGCTCTGAGTGGGGGTCCTCCGCTGGGCTGTGGCCCTCCTGCTCCCAGCATCTTCTCTGCTGACTTGTCTGACTCCAGTGGCAGCCGGCTGTGGGACCTGCTGGAGGATCCATGGTGA
- the MAMSTR gene encoding MEF2-activating motif and SAP domain-containing transcriptional regulator isoform X3 translates to MAQSLSCSRSSFPALAMTLAASSQRSQIIRSKFRSVLQLRIHRRYQNPSLSGSFTTSPASDPDPWISASGPALVPSSAQPSGPAPFLSSPGVLHSESQHCSWRSLEESPKISQHWREVKPKRNLTYDQYTPPEPRQGSRADPQAKGSAMDPPGPPLWEETNSQQPPLRMKPTLLPPSLPGVSNSSPSPHKLELQTLKLEELTVSELRQQLRLRGLPVSGTKSMLLERMRGGAPPRERQKPRREDCLAGVPWPRLRPKALIAARRQGSSKSSPTSDPPPLPRDAGTLLAAPAQSLAPASALTPSSAPISAALTLEEELQEAIRRAQLLPNRGIDDILEDQLEPDDLLPPIPLDFPGSFDVLSPSPDSEGLSSVFSSSLPSPTNSPSPSPRGPTDSLDWLEALSGGPPLGCGPPAPSIFSADLSDSSGSRLWDLLEDPW, encoded by the exons ATGGCCCAaagcctctcctgt TCCAGGTCCTCATTCCCAGCCTTGGCAATGACTCTGGCGGCTTCCTCCCAGCGCTCCCAAATCATTCGCTCCAAGTTCCGATCTG TCCTCCAGCTTCGGATCCACAGACGGTATCAGAACCCGA GTCTTTCAGGGTCCTTTACCACCTCTCCAGCCTCAGATCCAGATCCGTGGATCTCAGCCTCAGGCCCAGCTCTGGTCCCCAGCTCAGCCCAACCCTCGGGCCCTGCCCCTTTCCTCTCCAGTCCTGGGGTCCTGCACTCTGAGTCACAACACTGCTCTTGGAGGTCCCTGGAG GAGTCTCCCAAGATCTCCCAACATTGGAGGGAGGTCAAACCCAAGAGGAACTTGACATACGACCAGTACACTCCCCCAGAGCCAAGACAAGGGTCTAGGGCAGACCCCCAGGCCAAAGGGTCAGCCATGGACCCCCCTGGGCCACCTCTGTGGGAAGAGACAAACTCACAGCAGCCACCTCTGAG GATGAagcccactctccttcctccctccctcccaggagtCTCCAACTCCTCGCCTTCTCCACACAAGCTGGAACTTCAGACCCTTAAGCTGGAGGAGCTAACG GTCTCAGAGCTCCGGCAGCAGCTGCGTCTGCGGGGCCTCCCGGTGTCCGGGACCAAGTCGATGCTTCTGGAGCGCATGCGCGGAGGCGCCCCACCCCGCGAGCGGCAGAAGCCGCGGCGTGAGGATTGTCTGGCGGGTGTTCCCTGGCCACGCCTCAGGCCCAAGGCCCTCATAGCGGCCCGAAGGCAGGGCTCG TCCAAGTCAAGCCCAACATCAGAcccacctcctcttcctcgtGACGCTGGAACCCTCCTGGCCGCTCCAGCTCAGTCTCTGGCGCCGGCTTCAGCGCTGACCCCTTCCTCGGCACCAATCTCAGCAGCCTTGACTCTGGAGGAGGAGCTGCAGGAAGCCATCCGAAGGGCGCAG TTGCTTCCCAACCGGGGCATCGATGACATCCTGGAGGATCAGCTGGAGCCTGATG ACCTGCTACCCCCTATCCCCCTGGACTTCCCCGGTTCCTTCGACGTGCTGTCCCCCTCCccagactctgaaggcctctcaTCTGTCTTCTCTTCCTCGCTCCCATCCCCCACAAACTCCCCGTCCCCTTCTCCCAGAGGCCCCACGGACTCCTTGGACTGGCTGGAAGCTCTGAGTGGGGGTCCTCCGCTGGGCTGTGGCCCTCCTGCTCCCAGCATCTTCTCTGCTGACTTGTCTGACTCCAGTGGCAGCCGGCTGTGGGACCTGCTGGAGGATCCATGGTGA
- the MAMSTR gene encoding MEF2-activating motif and SAP domain-containing transcriptional regulator isoform X4 — MTLAASSQRSQIIRSKFRSVLQLRIHRRYQNPSLSGSFTTSPASDPDPWISASGPALVPSSAQPSGPAPFLSSPGVLHSESQHCSWRSLEESPKISQHWREVKPKRNLTYDQYTPPEPRQGSRADPQAKGSAMDPPGPPLWEETNSQQPPLRMKPTLLPPSLPGVSNSSPSPHKLELQTLKLEELTVSELRQQLRLRGLPVSGTKSMLLERMRGGAPPRERQKPRREDCLAGVPWPRLRPKALIAARRQGSSKSSPTSDPPPLPRDAGTLLAAPAQSLAPASALTPSSAPISAALTLEEELQEAIRRAQLLPNRGIDDILEDQLEPDDLLPPIPLDFPGSFDVLSPSPDSEGLSSVFSSSLPSPTNSPSPSPRGPTDSLDWLEALSGGPPLGCGPPAPSIFSADLSDSSGSRLWDLLEDPW, encoded by the exons ATGACTCTGGCGGCTTCCTCCCAGCGCTCCCAAATCATTCGCTCCAAGTTCCGATCTG TCCTCCAGCTTCGGATCCACAGACGGTATCAGAACCCGA GTCTTTCAGGGTCCTTTACCACCTCTCCAGCCTCAGATCCAGATCCGTGGATCTCAGCCTCAGGCCCAGCTCTGGTCCCCAGCTCAGCCCAACCCTCGGGCCCTGCCCCTTTCCTCTCCAGTCCTGGGGTCCTGCACTCTGAGTCACAACACTGCTCTTGGAGGTCCCTGGAG GAGTCTCCCAAGATCTCCCAACATTGGAGGGAGGTCAAACCCAAGAGGAACTTGACATACGACCAGTACACTCCCCCAGAGCCAAGACAAGGGTCTAGGGCAGACCCCCAGGCCAAAGGGTCAGCCATGGACCCCCCTGGGCCACCTCTGTGGGAAGAGACAAACTCACAGCAGCCACCTCTGAG GATGAagcccactctccttcctccctccctcccaggagtCTCCAACTCCTCGCCTTCTCCACACAAGCTGGAACTTCAGACCCTTAAGCTGGAGGAGCTAACG GTCTCAGAGCTCCGGCAGCAGCTGCGTCTGCGGGGCCTCCCGGTGTCCGGGACCAAGTCGATGCTTCTGGAGCGCATGCGCGGAGGCGCCCCACCCCGCGAGCGGCAGAAGCCGCGGCGTGAGGATTGTCTGGCGGGTGTTCCCTGGCCACGCCTCAGGCCCAAGGCCCTCATAGCGGCCCGAAGGCAGGGCTCG TCCAAGTCAAGCCCAACATCAGAcccacctcctcttcctcgtGACGCTGGAACCCTCCTGGCCGCTCCAGCTCAGTCTCTGGCGCCGGCTTCAGCGCTGACCCCTTCCTCGGCACCAATCTCAGCAGCCTTGACTCTGGAGGAGGAGCTGCAGGAAGCCATCCGAAGGGCGCAG TTGCTTCCCAACCGGGGCATCGATGACATCCTGGAGGATCAGCTGGAGCCTGATG ACCTGCTACCCCCTATCCCCCTGGACTTCCCCGGTTCCTTCGACGTGCTGTCCCCCTCCccagactctgaaggcctctcaTCTGTCTTCTCTTCCTCGCTCCCATCCCCCACAAACTCCCCGTCCCCTTCTCCCAGAGGCCCCACGGACTCCTTGGACTGGCTGGAAGCTCTGAGTGGGGGTCCTCCGCTGGGCTGTGGCCCTCCTGCTCCCAGCATCTTCTCTGCTGACTTGTCTGACTCCAGTGGCAGCCGGCTGTGGGACCTGCTGGAGGATCCATGGTGA